In Sphingomonas psychrotolerans, the following proteins share a genomic window:
- a CDS encoding serine hydrolase domain-containing protein: MWKRSLTMLAAGLLGIAVGVPAFTQAPAPLTPVAQAPAPTVPSAPAGTATLTKVDADAWLDGFMPYALARGDVAGAVVVVVKDGQILTQRGFGYADVAKRKQVDPATTLFRPGSVSKLYTWTAVMQQVEAGKLNLDADVNQYLDFKIPAYQGKPITLRNIMTHTAGFEEIIKGLLTFDKPVPSLGDVLKRRIPERIYAPGTTPAYSNYATALAGYIVERVSGMPFDDYLDRNIFARLGMQYATFRQPLPSRLKPFMSQGYELGSGEAKKYEEIGMAPAGSSAISGGDMAKFMIAHLNQGGALLSPATAAQMYTPQQSAIPTINTMALGFYEQKINGHRSISHGGDTVYFHSDLWIFPEDNVGLYISMNSNGKDGVARVLRGRLFEEFADRYLPDPKKAAPVELPTAKEHAKLLVGTWTNSRRIDSSFAKIIGLIGDIKIGLDADGRPVIPALTSPGGAPRKLIEVEPFVWQDAYGHERLAAQVVDGKVVRWSFGEVSPFMIWYRTPGALDGAWLMPALLFGIGVVFLTALAWPIGWFNRRRYGAQLALQGESLRTFRTVRGFAWLVLAVLVGWMLVITGLEDFESHGSTDWLILLLQIAGTLAFFGLFGLAIWNAWLSWKDKRSWFARVWSVLLVLGAFFILYTALVYKLISFGTEF, translated from the coding sequence ATGTGGAAACGTTCGCTTACGATGCTCGCAGCAGGATTGCTCGGCATCGCGGTCGGTGTACCAGCCTTCACTCAGGCGCCGGCGCCGCTGACCCCGGTCGCGCAAGCGCCGGCACCGACCGTCCCGAGCGCTCCGGCAGGCACCGCGACGCTCACCAAGGTCGATGCCGATGCGTGGCTCGACGGCTTCATGCCCTATGCGCTCGCGCGCGGCGACGTCGCCGGCGCGGTGGTGGTCGTGGTCAAGGACGGCCAGATCCTCACCCAGCGCGGCTTCGGCTATGCCGATGTCGCCAAGCGCAAGCAGGTGGATCCGGCGACCACGCTGTTCCGCCCCGGCTCGGTCTCGAAGCTCTATACCTGGACCGCGGTGATGCAGCAGGTCGAGGCAGGCAAACTCAACCTCGACGCCGACGTGAACCAGTATCTCGACTTCAAGATACCGGCATATCAGGGCAAGCCGATCACGCTGCGCAACATCATGACGCACACCGCCGGCTTCGAGGAGATCATCAAGGGCCTCCTCACCTTCGACAAGCCGGTACCGAGCCTTGGCGACGTGCTGAAGCGCCGCATCCCCGAGCGGATCTATGCGCCCGGTACCACCCCGGCTTATTCGAATTATGCGACCGCGCTCGCCGGCTACATCGTCGAGCGCGTCTCGGGTATGCCGTTCGACGATTATCTCGACCGCAACATCTTCGCGCGGCTGGGAATGCAGTATGCGACCTTCCGTCAGCCGCTGCCATCCAGGCTCAAGCCGTTCATGTCGCAGGGCTATGAGCTCGGTTCGGGCGAGGCGAAGAAATACGAAGAGATCGGCATGGCGCCCGCCGGCTCCTCGGCGATCAGCGGCGGCGACATGGCGAAGTTCATGATCGCCCATCTGAACCAGGGCGGCGCGCTGCTCAGCCCCGCGACCGCGGCGCAGATGTATACGCCCCAGCAGAGCGCGATCCCGACGATCAACACGATGGCGCTCGGCTTCTACGAACAGAAGATCAACGGCCACCGCTCGATCTCGCATGGCGGCGACACGGTCTATTTCCACAGCGATCTGTGGATCTTCCCCGAGGACAATGTCGGGCTCTACATCTCGATGAACAGCAACGGGAAAGACGGCGTCGCGCGTGTGCTGCGTGGCCGACTGTTCGAGGAGTTCGCCGACCGTTATCTCCCCGATCCCAAAAAGGCTGCCCCGGTCGAGCTGCCCACAGCCAAGGAGCACGCCAAGCTGCTCGTCGGCACCTGGACCAATAGCCGCCGGATCGACTCGAGCTTCGCCAAGATCATCGGCCTGATCGGGGACATCAAGATCGGGCTCGACGCCGATGGCCGCCCGGTCATCCCCGCACTCACCAGCCCCGGCGGCGCCCCGCGCAAGCTGATCGAAGTCGAACCCTTTGTCTGGCAGGACGCCTATGGCCATGAGCGGCTCGCCGCGCAGGTCGTCGACGGCAAGGTCGTGCGCTGGAGCTTCGGCGAAGTGTCGCCCTTCATGATCTGGTACCGCACCCCCGGCGCGCTCGACGGCGCGTGGCTGATGCCCGCTTTGCTGTTCGGGATCGGTGTGGTGTTCCTGACGGCACTCGCCTGGCCGATCGGCTGGTTTAACCGCCGCCGCTACGGCGCACAGTTGGCGCTGCAGGGCGAGAGCCTGCGCACCTTCCGGACGGTTCGTGGCTTTGCCTGGCTGGTGCTGGCGGTTTTGGTCGGCTGGATGCTGGTGATCACCGGGCTCGAGGATTTCGAGAGCCACGGCTCGACCGATTGGCTGATCCTGCTGCTCCAGATTGCCGGCACGCTCGCTTTCTTCGGGCTGTTCGGGCTGGCGATCTGGAACGCCTGGCTCAGCTGGAAGGACAAGCGCAGCTGGTTCGCGCGGGTGTGGAGCGTGCTGCTGGTGCTCGGTGCGTTCTTCATCCTGTACACCGCTCTGGTCTACAAGTTGATCTCCTTCGGCACCGAGTTCTGA
- a CDS encoding helix-turn-helix domain-containing protein: MATRLKPEQPTLGALLRALRARNSWTLKEMSVRSGIPVSTLSKVEHDRLTLTYDKLLQLSQRLNIRMSELFAENDSVAEPPVTARRSIGDLERAVRVNTPNYDYYYLCTELRRKRMIPVITRVRAKSVEEFGDLVHHSGEEFIYIVSGRIVVHTEFYDPVTLEAGESIYIDSNMGHAYVTGEGCDEAVVLGVCSSAEDGLMDSLLNLHG; the protein is encoded by the coding sequence ATGGCCACGCGGCTGAAACCGGAGCAACCGACATTGGGCGCGCTGCTGCGTGCGCTGCGTGCCCGGAACAGCTGGACGCTCAAGGAGATGAGCGTGCGCAGCGGCATCCCGGTCTCGACCTTGTCCAAGGTCGAGCACGACCGGCTGACGCTGACCTATGACAAGCTTCTCCAGCTCAGCCAGCGGCTCAACATCCGCATGTCCGAACTGTTCGCCGAGAATGATTCGGTCGCCGAGCCGCCGGTCACGGCGCGGCGCAGCATCGGCGATCTCGAGCGCGCGGTGCGGGTGAACACGCCGAACTACGATTATTATTACCTCTGCACCGAGTTGCGCCGGAAGCGGATGATCCCGGTGATCACTCGCGTGCGCGCCAAATCGGTCGAGGAGTTCGGCGATCTCGTCCACCATTCGGGCGAGGAATTCATCTACATCGTCAGCGGCCGCATCGTCGTCCACACCGAATTCTACGATCCGGTGACGCTCGAGGCGGGCGAATCGATCTACATCGATTCGAACATGGGCCATGCTTATGTGACTGGCGAAGGCTGCGACGAGGCGGTGGTGCTGGGGGTGTGCTCGAGCGCCGAGGACGGGCTGATGGATTCGCTGCTCAACCTGCACGGCTAG
- a CDS encoding penicillin acylase family protein, which produces MLARRSFLLGSVATLALAPAAAARVQRGARATAETVVRGADAPIEIIDDAFGVPHIRAASIPDAFFGQGYVVARDRLFQIDLSHRRELGRLAEVFGRDFARHDATARLFHYRGDLDAELRRVPPEILACARAYVAGINARIDEVLADRTLLPLEYAILGVAPLRWDVRDLVLARGASIDNADDEVRRARLAALGLLDLDAIIAPLRPSWRMQVPDGLDVAAVSEADLGILQLGGLPFGPETPVADPAAGPAERANAGSNAWTVAPSRTATGRPILANDPHLGIGSFGPRHVAHLSAPGLDVIGGGSPGLPGIMQGHTDRFAFGRTNFHIDQLDLFVLELDPADPERYRHEGGWKAFRRVEVAIAVKGGAPYVTTLRYTVQGPVVSHDSGRRRATAIASIGMQPGGHGAFAMIAINLSKDWKSLRKAFPLHPSPTNFHYADVDGNTGWQVIGFAPVRKKGEGLLPVPGDGRYDWTGMRDFASLPSEYNPARGWFASANQNNLPADWPRDRIPAFSFRDPYRYERIVDVLSRQERHSLADSVALQHDTLSTPARQLLAILPERPSSAAAPAVAMLRCWDARIDAGSGAAALFEILWRDLGQRVLAAIVPARAKHLVREIAPSVLLGLLAKPDDRLGTDPIAARDAILDRALTAAWGAAHSLLDADPAKWRWDALHSVRIQHPLSRIPAIARAFPPIEGEGSGGDGYTVMARWLGGGPGWRTGGGASYLQVIDVGAWDNSLMLNLPGQSNDPRSPHHRDQYAPWIAGAMQPMLFSRAAVDARAAGRTMLVPKG; this is translated from the coding sequence ATGCTCGCCCGCCGTTCCTTCCTGCTCGGCTCGGTCGCGACTCTGGCGCTGGCGCCGGCCGCCGCCGCGCGAGTTCAGCGCGGGGCGCGCGCCACGGCGGAGACGGTGGTCCGCGGTGCCGACGCGCCGATCGAGATCATCGACGATGCGTTCGGGGTGCCGCACATCCGCGCCGCATCGATTCCCGATGCCTTTTTCGGCCAGGGCTATGTCGTCGCGCGCGATCGGCTGTTCCAGATCGACTTGTCGCACCGGCGCGAGCTCGGGCGGCTGGCGGAAGTCTTTGGGCGCGACTTCGCGCGGCACGACGCGACGGCGCGGCTGTTCCATTATCGCGGCGATCTCGATGCCGAGCTGCGGCGGGTGCCGCCCGAAATACTCGCCTGCGCCCGCGCCTATGTCGCCGGGATCAATGCGCGGATCGACGAAGTCCTCGCCGATCGCACGCTGCTGCCGCTCGAATATGCGATCCTTGGCGTGGCGCCGCTGCGCTGGGACGTGCGCGATCTGGTGCTCGCGCGCGGCGCCTCGATCGACAATGCCGATGACGAAGTGCGCCGCGCCCGGCTCGCCGCGCTGGGGCTGCTCGATCTCGACGCGATCATCGCGCCGCTGCGGCCGAGCTGGCGGATGCAAGTGCCCGACGGCCTCGATGTCGCTGCGGTCTCGGAAGCCGATCTCGGCATCCTCCAGCTCGGCGGATTGCCGTTCGGACCCGAGACGCCGGTGGCCGATCCCGCCGCGGGGCCGGCCGAGCGCGCCAATGCCGGCAGCAATGCGTGGACGGTGGCGCCGTCGCGCACTGCGACCGGCCGGCCGATCCTCGCCAACGATCCGCATCTCGGCATCGGCAGCTTCGGTCCGCGCCACGTCGCGCATCTGAGCGCGCCGGGGCTCGACGTGATCGGCGGCGGCTCGCCCGGACTGCCCGGCATCATGCAGGGACACACCGATCGCTTCGCCTTCGGGCGGACCAATTTCCACATCGACCAGCTCGACCTGTTCGTGCTCGAACTCGATCCGGCGGATCCCGAGCGCTACCGGCATGAGGGCGGCTGGAAGGCGTTCCGCCGGGTCGAGGTGGCGATCGCGGTCAAGGGCGGCGCGCCGTACGTCACCACCTTGCGCTACACGGTGCAGGGGCCGGTGGTGTCGCACGATTCCGGTCGACGGCGCGCGACCGCGATCGCGTCGATCGGGATGCAGCCGGGCGGGCATGGCGCATTCGCGATGATCGCGATCAATCTGTCGAAAGACTGGAAGAGCCTGCGCAAGGCCTTTCCGCTCCACCCTTCGCCGACCAATTTCCATTATGCCGATGTCGACGGGAATACCGGCTGGCAGGTGATCGGCTTCGCGCCGGTGCGCAAGAAGGGCGAGGGGCTACTCCCGGTGCCCGGCGACGGGCGCTACGACTGGACCGGGATGCGCGACTTCGCCTCGCTGCCCAGCGAATATAATCCGGCCAGGGGCTGGTTCGCCTCGGCCAACCAGAACAACCTCCCCGCCGACTGGCCGCGCGACCGAATTCCCGCTTTCTCGTTCCGAGATCCCTATCGCTACGAGCGGATCGTGGATGTCCTCTCGCGGCAGGAGCGGCACAGCCTCGCCGACAGCGTCGCGCTGCAGCACGACACGCTGTCGACGCCGGCGCGGCAGTTGCTCGCGATCCTGCCCGAACGCCCGTCCTCCGCCGCGGCCCCGGCGGTGGCGATGCTGCGATGCTGGGACGCGCGGATCGATGCGGGCAGCGGCGCGGCGGCATTGTTCGAGATCCTGTGGCGCGACCTCGGCCAGCGCGTGCTCGCCGCGATCGTGCCCGCCCGCGCGAAGCACCTCGTCAGGGAGATCGCGCCCTCCGTTCTGCTCGGACTGCTCGCCAAACCCGACGATCGCCTCGGCACCGATCCGATCGCGGCGCGCGACGCGATACTCGATCGCGCGCTGACCGCGGCGTGGGGCGCGGCGCATTCCTTGCTCGATGCCGATCCTGCGAAATGGCGCTGGGACGCGCTCCATAGCGTCCGCATCCAGCATCCGCTGTCGCGCATCCCGGCGATCGCCAGGGCCTTTCCGCCGATCGAGGGCGAAGGATCGGGCGGCGACGGCTATACGGTGATGGCGCGGTGGCTCGGCGGCGGCCCCGGCTGGCGAACCGGCGGCGGCGCGAGCTATCTGCAGGTGATCGACGTCGGCGCGTGGGACAATTCGTTGATGCTCAACCTGCCGGGCCAGTCGAACGACCCGCGCTCGCCGCATCATCGCGATCAATATGCGCCGTGGATCGCCGGGGCGATGCAGCCGATGCTGTTCAGCCGGGCGGCAGTGGATGCGCGGGCGGCGGGGCGGACGATGCTGGTGCCGAAAGGGTAA
- a CDS encoding TonB-dependent receptor plug domain-containing protein → MTNPQRQSYLAGFSSIAVLAFASLTALPAAAQTEGAAATVPQEQEAPAPSEATGDELVVTGSRIVRDGYQAPTPLTVLSRDDIDNGSPTNNIADFVNQLPQLAGSTKPANSRLNLSSGQAGINALNLRNLGETRTLILVNGRRSVGSAVNGVVDVNTIPQSLIDRVEVSTGGASSAYGSDAVAGVVNFILNNKFEGLRITADSGITGYGDGFNYSGSIAGGKSFAGGRGHVLFSAEIAHQDGIYDVNTNERGWNHTGYVRVQNPAWTSTSTTAPQYLTTRGPIGQGNSAPGGLITASGGSTTNALRGLYFGQGGSVNIFDYGALAPAGFNRVSTTTAPSLIQGGSWQVNDTGRRIGLMPEDDRYGFFGRVSFEVADGVELFGEASYNRQRVYFNAGPNLQTGIGATQGLTAVNCNVVPVPITCNAFLYNALGPTALTGVTSVTLATSGADLPFRAVDNERKVQRYLVGAEGSFGAFGKDARWDIYAQYGRADLHEELQNIQNTQRLINATNAVFAPAGNPRGYATGSIQCFINVNASTADDDAACRPLSRIGLGVSDPAAIAYAFGNPYRDERLEQFVTGVNLSLTPFATWAGDVSLAVGGEYRKEKIRGTVPAEFQPIVTNNLVTTRWSVGNYVPTAGEYSVKEAYLETVIPLGFGLEFNGAVRATDYSSSGYVTTWKAGATWAPIPDIRFRVTRSRDIRAPNLADLYQVAQNSDSVTNPFGAGSGPNGGSYAATGVGYTGTTLGNLNLVPERADSWNIGAVFSPTFLPGFNFSADYFRIEMDDAIGTYSAQQIINRCFEGLADFCAQIQQDPNNATRLLFTTRPYNFTTQLVRGVDFDGSYRLAVGGEGSVTLRGVATRYIDNITTTGITGVVPVNTVGANGGQASTPTWIFRGSLTYDSPSFSATVVGRGVSAGKYVASGIECSTSCPVSTTQFPTYDNNHVSGLFYADLNLTQKIAMGSSQAEMFFNVTNLFNRWPLLVPETGMAANSTYSDMLGRQFRVGIRFNLR, encoded by the coding sequence ATGACGAATCCACAGCGGCAATCGTATCTTGCCGGTTTCTCAAGCATCGCCGTGCTGGCCTTTGCGTCGCTGACGGCGCTGCCCGCCGCCGCGCAGACGGAAGGCGCAGCCGCCACGGTTCCTCAGGAACAGGAAGCGCCGGCACCGTCTGAAGCGACTGGCGACGAACTCGTCGTCACCGGCTCACGCATCGTCCGCGACGGCTATCAGGCACCGACGCCGCTGACCGTGTTGAGCCGCGACGATATCGACAACGGCTCGCCGACCAACAACATCGCCGATTTCGTCAACCAGTTGCCGCAACTCGCCGGTTCGACCAAGCCGGCCAATTCGCGCCTGAACCTGTCGAGCGGTCAGGCCGGCATCAATGCTCTAAACCTACGCAACTTGGGCGAGACCCGCACGCTGATCCTGGTCAACGGCCGCCGGTCGGTCGGCTCGGCCGTCAACGGCGTAGTCGACGTCAACACCATCCCGCAATCGCTGATCGATCGCGTCGAAGTGTCCACTGGCGGTGCCTCGTCGGCCTATGGTTCGGACGCGGTCGCAGGCGTCGTCAACTTCATCCTCAACAACAAGTTCGAGGGTCTGCGCATCACCGCCGACAGTGGCATCACCGGCTATGGCGACGGCTTCAACTATTCGGGCAGTATCGCAGGCGGCAAGTCGTTCGCCGGCGGCCGCGGCCACGTGCTGTTCAGTGCCGAGATTGCGCATCAGGATGGGATCTACGACGTCAATACGAACGAGCGCGGATGGAATCACACCGGTTATGTCCGCGTCCAGAATCCGGCCTGGACCTCGACCAGCACCACGGCACCGCAATATCTCACGACCCGCGGCCCGATTGGCCAGGGGAACTCCGCGCCCGGTGGCCTGATCACCGCGTCGGGCGGCAGCACCACCAATGCGTTACGCGGCCTGTATTTCGGCCAGGGCGGCTCGGTGAACATCTTCGACTATGGTGCACTCGCGCCGGCAGGCTTCAATCGCGTCAGCACCACCACCGCGCCGTCGTTGATCCAAGGCGGATCGTGGCAGGTCAACGATACGGGCCGCCGCATCGGCCTGATGCCAGAGGACGACCGTTACGGCTTTTTCGGCCGCGTCAGCTTTGAAGTGGCTGACGGAGTCGAACTGTTTGGCGAGGCTTCCTACAATCGCCAGCGCGTCTATTTCAACGCAGGCCCAAACCTGCAGACTGGCATCGGCGCCACGCAAGGCCTGACGGCGGTGAACTGCAACGTGGTGCCGGTACCGATCACCTGCAACGCATTTCTCTATAATGCGCTGGGCCCAACGGCTTTGACCGGCGTCACATCTGTGACGCTGGCGACCAGCGGAGCCGACCTGCCTTTCCGCGCGGTCGACAACGAGCGGAAGGTACAGCGCTACCTGGTCGGTGCCGAGGGCAGTTTTGGGGCATTTGGCAAGGACGCACGCTGGGATATCTATGCCCAATATGGTCGCGCCGACCTGCATGAAGAACTGCAGAACATCCAGAACACCCAGCGGTTGATCAACGCGACCAATGCCGTGTTCGCGCCGGCAGGCAACCCGCGCGGCTATGCCACGGGCTCGATCCAATGCTTCATCAACGTCAATGCTAGCACAGCCGACGACGATGCGGCCTGCCGTCCGCTCAGCCGCATTGGCCTCGGCGTCTCCGATCCTGCAGCGATCGCCTATGCATTCGGCAATCCCTATCGTGACGAAAGGCTGGAACAGTTCGTCACGGGCGTGAACCTGTCGTTGACGCCCTTCGCCACCTGGGCGGGCGATGTCAGCCTCGCGGTTGGCGGCGAATACCGCAAGGAGAAGATCCGCGGGACGGTGCCGGCCGAGTTCCAGCCGATCGTCACGAACAACCTCGTCACCACCCGCTGGTCGGTCGGCAATTATGTGCCCACGGCAGGCGAGTACAGCGTGAAGGAAGCCTATCTCGAGACGGTGATCCCGCTCGGCTTCGGGCTGGAGTTCAACGGGGCGGTGCGCGCGACGGATTATTCCTCGTCGGGTTACGTCACGACCTGGAAGGCGGGTGCGACCTGGGCGCCGATCCCGGACATCCGCTTCCGGGTCACGCGCTCGCGCGACATCCGCGCGCCCAACCTCGCCGACCTCTACCAGGTGGCGCAGAACAGCGACTCGGTGACCAATCCGTTTGGGGCAGGCTCCGGCCCGAACGGAGGCAGCTATGCCGCGACCGGCGTCGGCTACACCGGCACGACGCTGGGCAACCTGAACCTCGTTCCAGAACGGGCCGATTCGTGGAACATCGGAGCGGTCTTCTCGCCGACCTTCCTGCCCGGCTTTAACTTCTCGGCAGACTATTTCCGCATCGAGATGGATGATGCGATCGGCACGTACAGCGCTCAGCAGATCATCAATCGCTGTTTCGAAGGGCTCGCCGATTTCTGCGCCCAGATCCAGCAGGATCCGAACAACGCCACGCGCCTGCTGTTCACGACGCGGCCCTACAACTTCACCACGCAACTGGTGCGCGGCGTCGATTTCGATGGCTCATATCGCCTGGCGGTGGGCGGCGAAGGGTCGGTCACGCTGCGTGGCGTTGCCACCCGCTATATCGACAACATCACCACCACCGGCATCACCGGTGTCGTGCCAGTCAATACCGTGGGCGCAAATGGCGGCCAGGCGAGCACGCCGACCTGGATCTTCCGCGGTAGCCTCACCTATGATTCTCCGAGCTTCTCGGCGACGGTGGTCGGCCGCGGTGTCAGCGCCGGCAAATATGTCGCCAGCGGCATCGAATGCAGCACCAGCTGTCCGGTCTCGACCACGCAGTTCCCGACCTATGACAATAATCACGTGTCGGGGCTGTTCTATGCCGACCTCAACCTGACTCAGAAGATCGCGATGGGCAGCTCGCAAGCGGAGATGTTCTTCAACGTGACCAACCTCTTCAATCGCTGGCCTCTTCTCGTGCCCGAAACCGGCATGGCCGCGAACAGCACCTATTCGGACATGTTGGGCCGGCAATTCCGCGTCGGCATCCGCTTCAACCTGCGTTGA
- a CDS encoding MFS transporter, producing the protein MDARRETRSPFDLPLFRAIWVASLFSNFGGLIQSVGASWMMTSLSGSPQMIALVQASISLPIMLLSLWAGAVADNLDRRKVMLAAQFFMLIVSALLALGGWAGVLTPWLLLGFTFLIGCGTAINGPAWQASVGDMVPRAMLPGAVAFNSMGFNLARSLGPAIGGAIVAAAGAAAAFLVNAVSYVGLIVVLARWKPDLPPARLPRERIGLAMIAGIRYARLSPPIRTVLVRAALFGFAASAVPALMPLVARDIVGGGPLTYGLLLGSFGLGAVAGALGSQRLRRRLSTEGLVRLAAPVLALGAATTAVSGWLALTLLALALCGAGWVVALSTFNVSVQMASPRWVVARALALYQMAAFGGMAGGSWVFGMIASARSVEAALLAAAAFQILSVAAGFVWRLPAISQLNLDPRDSWREPQTAVPVEPRSGPIVITIEHRIAEANISAFLAVMSERRRIRRRDGAQHWALLRDLGDTELWIERYHVATWLDYVRHNHRRTHADDANSEALRRLRIGDGEPVVHRRIERQTGSLPASRAPDPRELGGVTDPSGSS; encoded by the coding sequence ATGGACGCCCGCCGCGAAACCCGCTCTCCCTTCGATCTTCCGCTCTTCCGCGCGATCTGGGTCGCCAGCCTCTTTTCGAACTTCGGTGGTCTGATCCAGTCGGTCGGCGCCTCGTGGATGATGACCAGCCTGAGCGGCTCCCCGCAGATGATCGCCCTGGTCCAGGCCTCGATCAGCCTGCCGATCATGCTGCTCTCGCTATGGGCCGGGGCCGTGGCCGACAATCTCGATCGCCGCAAGGTGATGCTCGCGGCGCAATTCTTCATGCTGATCGTCTCGGCGCTGCTCGCCCTCGGCGGCTGGGCAGGCGTGCTCACCCCGTGGCTGCTGCTCGGCTTCACGTTCCTGATCGGCTGCGGCACTGCGATCAACGGCCCCGCCTGGCAGGCTTCGGTGGGCGACATGGTCCCGCGCGCGATGCTGCCCGGCGCCGTCGCGTTCAACAGCATGGGCTTCAACCTCGCGCGCAGCCTCGGCCCGGCGATCGGCGGCGCGATCGTCGCCGCCGCCGGCGCCGCGGCAGCCTTTCTGGTCAATGCCGTCAGCTATGTCGGGCTGATCGTGGTGCTCGCCCGCTGGAAGCCCGATCTGCCGCCGGCACGCCTGCCGCGCGAACGGATCGGCCTCGCGATGATCGCCGGCATCCGTTACGCCCGGCTCTCGCCGCCGATCCGCACGGTATTGGTCCGGGCAGCCCTGTTCGGCTTCGCGGCCAGCGCCGTCCCGGCATTGATGCCGCTCGTCGCGCGCGACATCGTCGGCGGCGGACCGCTCACCTACGGCCTTCTGCTCGGCAGCTTCGGTCTCGGCGCAGTGGCCGGGGCGCTGGGCAGCCAGCGGCTGCGGCGCCGGCTGTCGACCGAAGGACTGGTGCGGCTGGCCGCGCCGGTACTGGCGCTCGGCGCGGCGACTACCGCGGTATCCGGCTGGCTGGCACTCACGCTCCTCGCGCTGGCGCTGTGCGGCGCCGGCTGGGTGGTGGCGCTGTCGACCTTCAATGTCAGCGTCCAGATGGCGTCGCCGCGCTGGGTCGTGGCGCGCGCACTGGCGCTGTACCAGATGGCGGCGTTCGGCGGCATGGCCGGCGGCAGCTGGGTGTTCGGCATGATCGCGAGCGCGCGGAGCGTCGAGGCCGCTTTGCTCGCCGCCGCCGCCTTTCAGATACTCAGCGTCGCCGCGGGCTTCGTCTGGCGATTGCCGGCGATCAGCCAGTTGAACCTCGACCCGCGCGACAGCTGGCGGGAGCCCCAGACCGCGGTGCCGGTCGAGCCCCGCAGCGGGCCGATCGTCATCACGATCGAACATCGTATCGCCGAGGCTAACATATCCGCCTTCCTCGCGGTGATGAGCGAGCGCCGCCGCATCCGCCGCCGCGACGGCGCGCAGCACTGGGCGCTGCTGCGCGACCTCGGCGATACCGAGCTGTGGATCGAGCGCTACCACGTCGCGACATGGCTCGATTATGTCCGCCACAACCATCGCCGCACCCATGCCGACGATGCGAATAGCGAAGCGCTGCGGCGGCTGCGCATCGGCGATGGCGAGCCGGTGGTGCATCGCCGGATCGAGCGCCAGACCGGCTCGCTCCCCGCCTCACGCGCGCCCGATCCGCGTGAACTGGGCGGAGTCACCGATCCCAGCGGCTCGTCCTGA
- the ctrA gene encoding response regulator transcription factor CtrA, giving the protein MRVLLIEDEPSTAKAIELMLSTEGFNVYTTDLGEEGLDLAKLYDYDIILLDLNLPDMHGYDVLKKVRVARVQTPVLILSGINEMDSKVRSFGFGADDYVTKPFHREELVARIHAVVRRSKGHSQSVIRTGKLAVNLDAKTVEVDGSRVHLTGKEYAMLELLSLRKGTTLTKEMFLNHLYGGMDEPELKIIDVFICKLRKKLSMACDGENYIETVWGRGYVLREPEGAEGADPVPAVA; this is encoded by the coding sequence ATGCGCGTGTTGCTGATCGAGGACGAGCCTTCGACTGCCAAGGCGATCGAGCTGATGCTCTCGACCGAAGGGTTCAACGTCTACACCACCGATCTCGGCGAAGAGGGCCTGGATCTCGCCAAGCTCTATGATTACGACATCATCCTGCTCGATCTCAACCTTCCCGACATGCACGGCTATGACGTGCTCAAGAAGGTCCGCGTCGCCCGCGTGCAGACGCCGGTGCTGATCCTGTCGGGCATCAACGAAATGGATTCGAAGGTGCGTTCGTTCGGCTTCGGCGCCGACGATTACGTCACCAAGCCGTTCCACCGCGAAGAGCTGGTCGCGCGCATCCACGCCGTCGTCCGCCGCTCCAAGGGCCACAGCCAGTCGGTGATCCGCACCGGCAAGCTCGCCGTCAATCTCGACGCCAAGACCGTCGAAGTCGACGGTTCGCGCGTGCATCTGACCGGCAAGGAATATGCGATGCTGGAGCTTCTCTCGCTCCGCAAGGGCACCACGCTCACCAAGGAAATGTTCCTCAACCACCTTTATGGCGGGATGGACGAGCCCGAGCTCAAGATCATCGACGTCTTCATCTGCAAGCTGCGCAAGAAGCTCAGCATGGCATGCGATGGCGAGAACTATATCGAGACCGTCTGGGGCCGCGGCTATGTGCTGCGCGAGCCCGAGGGCGCCGAGGGCGCGGACCCGGTTCCAGCGGTCGCCTGA